The genomic window GAATGAATCCGCGTCGCCGTCGGCTATGCTTTCCAGCTGTCTGCGGATCTCTTCGGCACCCTGATGGATCGCATTGATCGGACTCGTCAGGAACTCCGGTGTATTTTCGATACCATAGGCGAATGTGTTGATCTTCGCCTCCGTCAGGCCCTCCTTCCAGAGGATACGGGCGCCGATCCATTGCGGATGGTTCGTCCTGAAATGCAAAGTCGCGCGGGCGACCGGCACCCCTGCCGCCATCAGCTTCCCGCACATTTCCACCAGGATGTTGTCGATGAAGCGCTCGTCGCGCGTCTCGTTCACCAGCCAGTCGAGAATCCGCCTCCGACGGACCGGCCAGATGCCCTCGTCCGTTTCAACGGCAGCTTTGGCCTTGTTCAGAAAAGACGACATCAGAAACTCCCGCTAAACCACACTTTCGGCGAGTACCGAATCCAGTTTCGCTGAATGTGGTCGATGAAGAGGCAAATGATAAGGGGAAGCTGAAATTAAGTCTCAGAAATCCCAGTCCTCGTCCTCGGTCGCGACCGCCTTGCCGATGACATAGGAGGAACCCGAACCGGAGAAGAAGTCGTGGTTCTCGTCGGCATTCGGCGACAGTGCCGACAGGATCGCCGGATTGACCTTGCAGGCCTCGGCCGGGAAGAGCGCTTCATAGCCGAGGTTCATCAGCGCCTTGTTGGCGTTGTAATGCAGGAATTTCTTGACGTCCTCGGTCAGCCCGACGCCGTCATAGAGAGCTTCGGTATATCTTGCCTCATTGTCATAGAGCTCAAGCAGCAGGTCGAAGGCGAAGTCCTTGATCTCCTGTTTCCGCTCATTGCCAAGTCGCTCCAGCCCACGCTGGAATTTGTAGCCGATATAATAACCGTGCACGGCCTCGTCGCGGATGATCAGCCGGATCATATCGGCCGTATTGGTGAGCTTGGCGCGGCTCGACCAGTACATCGGTAGGTAGAAGCCGGAATAGAACAGGAAGCTTTCGAGGAAGACGCTCGCGACCTTCTTTTTCAAAGGGTCGCCTGAAGCATATTGCTCCATGATCAGCGCCGATTTGCGCTGCAGGAACTCGTTTTCCTCAGACCAGCGATAGGCGTCGTCGACATCGGGTGTCGAGCACAGCGTCGAGAAGATCGAGGAATAGGAGCGGGCATGCACCGCCTCCATGAAGGAGACGTTGGAAAGCACCGCCTCCTCGTGCGGCGTCGCGGCATCTTCCATCAACCTAATGGCGCCGACGCCGTTCTGGATCGTGTCGAGCAACGTCAATCCGGTGAACACGCGGATCGTCAGCTGCTGCTCTGCCGGCGTCAGCGTTGCCCATGAGGGAATGTCGTTGGAAAGCGGCACTTTTTCCGGCAGCCAGAAATTGCCGGTGAGACGGTTCCAGACTTCGAGATCCTTGTCGTCCTCGATGCGGTTCCAGTTGATGGCGCGCACGCGGCTGATTGGCTTTACGGCGATGTTCATGGTGATTAAGTCCTTCCAATATCTGATTGCGCTCGGAGCCCCCTCACCCCGCCCTCTCCCCGAGGGGAGAGGGGATGTCGCGTCTGCCGCAAATGTCTTCTCCCCATCGGGGAGAAGGTGCCGGCAGGCGAATGAGGGGGCCATTTGCTCAACGGCTCGCGGCCGAAATCAATTCACAGCGTGCAGGAAACGCAGCCCTGCACCTCCGTGCCGGACAGCGCCATCTGGCGAAGGCGAATGTAATAGATCGTCTTGATGCCCTTCTTCCAGGCGTAAATCTGCGCCTTGTTGATGTCGCGCGTGGTTGCGGTGTCGCGGAAGAACAAGGTCAGCGACAGGCCCTGGTCGACATGCTGGGTCGCCGCCGCGTAGGTGTCGATGATCTTCTCCGCCCCGATCTCATAGGCGTCCTGGTAATAATCGAGATTGTCGTTGGTCATGAACGGCGCCGGGTAATAGACGCGGCCGATCTTGCCTTCCTTGCGGATCTCGATCTTCGAGACGATCGGATGGATCGAGGAGGTGGAGTGGTTGATGTAGGAGATCGACCCTGTCGGCGGCACCGCCTGCAGGTTCTGGTTATAGAGACCGGAAGCCATCACCGTTTTCTTGAGCGCCGCCCAGTCTTCCTGCGTCGGAATGTGGATGCCGGCATCGTCGAAAATTGCGCGAACCTTCTCCGTCGCCGGCTTCCATTCCTGCTCGATATATTTGTCGAAATAGTCGCCGGAGGCATATTTCGAATTTTCGAAGCCCTTGAAGCTCGTGCCCCGCTCGACCGCCAGCAGGTTCGAAGCGCGGATCGCGTGATAGGTCACCGCATAGAAATAGATATTCGTGAAATCGACGCCTTCCTCGGAGCCATAAAAGATGCGCTCGCGGGCGAGATAGCCGTGCAGGTTCATCTGTCCGAGGCCGATCGCATGGCTCTCGTCATTGCCCTTTTCGATCGAAGGCACCGAGGAGATGTGGCTCATGTCGGAAACTGCCGTCAGCGCCCGGATCGAGGTTTCGATCGTCTTGCCGAAATCGGCGGAATCCATCGCCGCCGCGATGTTCAGAGAGCCAAGATTGCAGGAAATATCCTTGCCCATCGTCTGGTAGGAGAGGTCGTCATTGTATTCGCTCGCCTCGCTCACCTGCAGGATCTCCGAGCAGAGATTGCTCATGGAGATGCGCCCGGCGACCGGGTTCGCCCGGTTCACCGTGTCCTCGAACATGATGTAGGGATAACCGCTCTCGAACTGGATCTCGGCGATCACCTGAAAGAATTCGCGTGCCTTGATCTTCTTCTTGGAGATGCGGGCATCCGCCACCATCTCACGGTACTTCTCCGTCACCGAGATTTCGGTGAACGGCGCGCCGTAGACGCGCTCCACGTCGTAGGGCGAGAAGAGGTACATATCCTCATTGTTTTTGGCGAGTTCGAAGGTGATGTCGGGCACGACGACGCCGAGCGACAGCGTCTTGATGCGGATCTTCTCGTCGGCATTTTCGCGCTTGGTATCGAGGAAGCGCATGATGTCGGGGTGATGGGCGTGGAGATAGACCGCGCCCGCGCCCTGGCGCGCGCCGAGCTGGTTGGCATAGGAGAACGAGTCTTCGAGCAGCTTCATGATGGGTATGATGCCGGAGGATTGGTTCTCGATCTGTTTGATCGGCGCGCCGGCTTCGCGAATATTCGTCAGCGACAGCGCCACGCCGCCGCCGCGCTTCGACAGTTGCAGCGCCGAATTGATCGACCGGCCGATCGATTCCATATTGTCCTCGACACGCAAAAGGAAGCAGGAGACGAGCTCGCCGCGCTGCTTCTTGCCGGCATTCAAAAAAGTCGGCGTCGCCGGCTGGAACCGGCCGGAAATGATCTCATCGACCATGTCGCGGGCAAGGGTCTCGTCGCCGCGGGCCAAAGTCAGTGCCACCATGCAGATGCGGTCTTCGTAGCGCTCCAGATAGCGCTTCCCGTCGAAGGTTTTCAGCGTGTAGCTGGTGTAATATTTGAAGGCGCCGAGAAACGTGGGGAACCGGAATTTCCTGGCATAGGCCTGGTCGAACAGGTCACGGACGAAATTGAAGGAATACTGGTCGAGCACTTCCTGCTCGTAATAGCCTTCAGTGACCAGATAATCGAGCTTCTCCCTGAGGTTATGGAAGAACACCGTGTTCTGGTTCACATGCTGCAGAAAATACTGCTTGGCCGCCATTCGGTCTTTGTCGAGCTGGATCTTGCCCTCGTCGTCATAGAGGTTCAGCATCGCGTTCAGCGCGTGATAATCGAGCGTTTCCGCAGCCTTCAGCGGCTTTGCGCCCACATCCCGCGTCAAATTTGTTCCCGTGTCCAAAATCGTCCCATCCCATCTTTGACATTGGCGACATCCTCGGAGGTTCCCAGGAGCTCGAACCTGTAGAGGTACGGCACCTGGCACTTCTTCGAGATGACATCGCCGGCAAGCCCGTAGGTCTCGCCGAAATTGCTGTTGCCCGCGGCGATCACGCCCCGGATGTTGGAGCGGTTTTCCGCATCATTGAGGAAACGGATCACCTGCTTGGGCACGGCCCCTTTACCGCCGTCCCCGCAATAAGTAGGCGAGATCAGCACGTAGGGTTCGCGAATGTGGATATCTTCAGCGCTGAGGGGAATGCGCGCCGCGCGCAATCCCAGCTTCTCGACGAAACGATGGGTATTCCCGGATCGGCTGGAATAATAGACGATCAGCCCCACCGCTCTTCTCCGATCAGGAGAGCGCGCTGATCATATCGGGACGGAAGCCCGCCCAGTGGTTCTCGCCGGCAACGACGACCGGAACCTGCATGTAGCCCATGCCGCGCACGCGATCGAGCGCCTCGGTGTCCTGGGAAATATCGACGATGTCATAGTCTACCCCCAGGCGATCCAGGGCGCGATAGGTGGCGGTGCACTGAACGCAGGCAGGCTTGCTGTAAACGGTAACGCTCATCATGTTCCTCGTGATGTCAATGAATTCAGGACGCAGGACTGGGATCGGGCGCCATGCGGCGTCCGGGGCAAAGTTTGATAATGATCTGGCAAAGTTGGCGCTTTAAACGCCCAATAGCATCCCTCGCAGGATGTGCGCGGGTGGCGGCCTTGATGTTCTCGACATGACTTCAAACCCCGAAGTGCTCATGCGGATGTTCGGGGGCAGTGCAACAGGCACGGATAGATTCCGTCTTCATGCACGCGACCTTCCGGACACCCCGCCCGTGGACGTTTCGTTCGAGGCAGGTCTCCTGGCTCACGGGTCGAAGCACCCTGCCCAGCCTTCCCGGAACCTCATGCTCCAGTGACCTGAAATCGGACAGTTGCTCGCCGCTCACAGTTGCGGGGGCAGCTCCGGCATTGCCGCGCCGTAATGGCGAAGCGCACCGTATTCCCATCTTAGCCCCCGATCCTCACGAATCGAAGGAACCTCAAACACTAGATATAGTACGCGAATCCCAATTCGCGTCAACGGATGGTTTGTGCATCGCGTTACGGGAGGTTTGAAATCACTGCATTCCTGTGAAAAACAGGGATAACGAAGGCTTAACGAAAAGACGCTGTAGAGAAGGGTCCGATAAAGAGACCCGGCCTGTCGCCAACTCCCAGGCTGGGACAAGCCATGCAAAACTCGCAACGTCATCCTCGGCCTTGTGCCGAGGATCTGCGCCGCTCAATTAAGCACCTGAAAATAAATGGTTTCTTGTCAAACAATTACAGCGGTCAGATGCTCGGCACAAGGCCGAGCATGACGGAGAGACCTTGTCGACAAACTGAGAGCCGGCCTAAGCGATGGCCCGCTCCGCGGTTTGGATTCTCGATCGCGCCCAAATCGGTGGTCTTTACATCGCCATTCGGGAAAAATTCATCCCTTTAAGCGAAGCAGCCTGAGCGCATTGATCGTCACCAGCACGGTGGCGCCGGTATCGGCGAGGATTGCCGGC from Rhizobium sp. Pop5 includes these protein-coding regions:
- the nrdE gene encoding class 1b ribonucleoside-diphosphate reductase subunit alpha, which translates into the protein MDTGTNLTRDVGAKPLKAAETLDYHALNAMLNLYDDEGKIQLDKDRMAAKQYFLQHVNQNTVFFHNLREKLDYLVTEGYYEQEVLDQYSFNFVRDLFDQAYARKFRFPTFLGAFKYYTSYTLKTFDGKRYLERYEDRICMVALTLARGDETLARDMVDEIISGRFQPATPTFLNAGKKQRGELVSCFLLRVEDNMESIGRSINSALQLSKRGGGVALSLTNIREAGAPIKQIENQSSGIIPIMKLLEDSFSYANQLGARQGAGAVYLHAHHPDIMRFLDTKRENADEKIRIKTLSLGVVVPDITFELAKNNEDMYLFSPYDVERVYGAPFTEISVTEKYREMVADARISKKKIKAREFFQVIAEIQFESGYPYIMFEDTVNRANPVAGRISMSNLCSEILQVSEASEYNDDLSYQTMGKDISCNLGSLNIAAAMDSADFGKTIETSIRALTAVSDMSHISSVPSIEKGNDESHAIGLGQMNLHGYLARERIFYGSEEGVDFTNIYFYAVTYHAIRASNLLAVERGTSFKGFENSKYASGDYFDKYIEQEWKPATEKVRAIFDDAGIHIPTQEDWAALKKTVMASGLYNQNLQAVPPTGSISYINHSTSSIHPIVSKIEIRKEGKIGRVYYPAPFMTNDNLDYYQDAYEIGAEKIIDTYAAATQHVDQGLSLTLFFRDTATTRDINKAQIYAWKKGIKTIYYIRLRQMALSGTEVQGCVSCTL
- the nrdI gene encoding class Ib ribonucleoside-diphosphate reductase assembly flavoprotein NrdI; the protein is MGLIVYYSSRSGNTHRFVEKLGLRAARIPLSAEDIHIREPYVLISPTYCGDGGKGAVPKQVIRFLNDAENRSNIRGVIAAGNSNFGETYGLAGDVISKKCQVPYLYRFELLGTSEDVANVKDGMGRFWTREQI
- the nrdF gene encoding class 1b ribonucleoside-diphosphate reductase subunit beta; the encoded protein is MNIAVKPISRVRAINWNRIEDDKDLEVWNRLTGNFWLPEKVPLSNDIPSWATLTPAEQQLTIRVFTGLTLLDTIQNGVGAIRLMEDAATPHEEAVLSNVSFMEAVHARSYSSIFSTLCSTPDVDDAYRWSEENEFLQRKSALIMEQYASGDPLKKKVASVFLESFLFYSGFYLPMYWSSRAKLTNTADMIRLIIRDEAVHGYYIGYKFQRGLERLGNERKQEIKDFAFDLLLELYDNEARYTEALYDGVGLTEDVKKFLHYNANKALMNLGYEALFPAEACKVNPAILSALSPNADENHDFFSGSGSSYVIGKAVATEDEDWDF
- the nrdH gene encoding glutaredoxin-like protein NrdH; this encodes MSVTVYSKPACVQCTATYRALDRLGVDYDIVDISQDTEALDRVRGMGYMQVPVVVAGENHWAGFRPDMISALS